The Phormidium sp. PBR-2020 DNA segment TTTTCCGGCGGACAGCGGCAACGGGTTTGTATTGCGCGGGCCCTAGCCCTCAATCCCAAATTTGTTATCTGTGACGAGTCGGTTTCGGCCCTGGATGTCTCCGTACAAGCCCAAGTCTTAAATCTCTTGCGACAACTACAAGATGAGTTTGGCTTGACCTATATCTTCATCTCCCATGATCTGAGTGTGGTGAAGTTTATGAGCGATCGCATCATGGTCATGAACCAAGGCAAAATCGAAGAAATTGGCGCCGCTGACCGAGTCTATCGTGAGCCAGAACGGGAGTATACCCGGCAACTGATTGCCTCAATTCCCAATCCAGCCGCTCTGCTGCAAAGCGCCTAGTCAGGCCCCCCCATCATCTCAAATTGCTACAGTTTGCTCCCAGATTCACCTAGCCAACTCCAAGAGTCGGTAGTATCTTGGGTGTAACCTGATGGTATTTCCTGGAAACGCCTCAGATAACCCATTAGAACCTGGTTAGGGGAGTGACTGTATGCCCATGCAACTTCATCCGTCGAAATCGCTCTATCCTTGGGGAATGGCCCTCGGTGCGCTTCTGTGCAGCCAACCGGCGATCGCCTCGACGGTCTCATCAGCATCCAATTTACCGAACACATCCTTTCAAAGCCAATCTGGTGACGTTCCCCAACTGGCCCAGCGGTTGCGCATCGAAGCTGACAGTCCCACCCGCTTTGTCCCTATTCTTGGGCCCATTCCCCGACAACGTCCAGAAGTCTATTCTCCAGAAATCCTTGATCGTTTAGAATCCGGCTTTTTCCTCGGGGGCGACTTTGGCATTCAGAACGCGGAGGGGATTTTTGCGGGTCTGCGTGCCGGCTATCGCGACGGCGAGGGGCGATCGATTGTCTTCACCGGTAGGGGTGGGGAATTTCTTGCCGGGGCTGATTTGACCTATACGCAAGCCGCCTTCAGTGGCGATGAGACGGGTGCCGGCCGGCGCGTTGGCTACCGCCTCTCCGCCAACTTCAACAACACTCGCGACGACGCCTTTCTCAGCGATGGTGACGATGACGATGTGCGAGAGGTGTTTCTCCCCGTCGGTGACGAACACGAACCCTGGGTGAACCGTCTCGGCTTTGAAACCCAAGTCATGGTTCCCATCAGCAGCAACACCGTTATCATGCCGGGACTCAGCTACGAGAAAATCCGCATCCAAAACCGAGCCTTTGCCGATAACCTCTTTCCCGTAGATGAAGAAGGGAATCGCCTCTCGGCCAGCAATGATGGTAAAGATGACCTCGTACTGCTAAGTCTCTTTGCTATGCAAGACAACGTTAGCCGCGACGAGTATGGCTTTCCCCTCTCCGGCAACGTCTTTCAATTTGGCACAGAACAATCCATCCCGATTGGAACCAGTAGCCTAGACTTCAATCGTCTGAGTGCCGGTTATGTGCAATATCTCCCCGTCAACCTATTTGGATTTGCCGAAGGACCCCGTACATTAGTATTTGGACTGCAAGGGGGAACCATTTTGGGAGATGTTCCTGGGTATGAAGCCTTCAACCTTGGGGGATTCAACTCTGCCCGAGGCTATGGCCAAGGGGATGTGGGAACTGCTAGCAGTTTCATCCAAGCGCGTCTGGAATACCGCTTCCCCATTGCGGTGACACCGGGGGGCTTTTTCGAGGAAATGCGCGGCAGTTTGGGGGTGCAATATGTGACGGATTTCGACACCGCCTCTGATGTCATTGGCAGTCCGTCTGTCGTACGCAACGAACCCGGAGATGGTTTTGGGTTTAGTGTCGGCTTACACTTCCTCGATTTAGATGTCCCCATCGTCGATACTCTCCGCATCACAGCGGGGGTCAACGATCGCGGTGACTTCCGGGCCTATTTTGCGATCGGTCCAGCGTTCTAGTTGGTGATTGGTTTCAATATCCTGTAGGGGCGAAAAATTTTTCGCCCCCACCATTTTGTCCCTCATGCAACCAATTCCCGTATTTCCCAAAATGGCCTCTACTCTCCCTTCAGCGCCGTTTTAACCCGTTTCCGTCGCCGCAGGGGAATAGCCTCAAAATGCAATTGATTCTCCCGCGCATCGACACAAATCAGAGAATGGGGCGAAAACTGACCAGTGAGAATGGCTCGACTCAGAGGACGCACCAGTAGCCGTTCCACCGTCCGTTCAATCTCCCGAGCGCCGAACTCAGTGTTATAGCCCTGTTCCATTAGTAACTCATAGGCCGTTTCCGTCAGCTTGAGCCGTAAATGTTGCCGTTGCAAGCGTTGGCGGACTTGCTCAATCACTTTCTCGACAATGTCTCGTAAGGTTTCTAGGGAGAGCGGATCGAAATAGACAATTTGTCCAATCCGGTTCAGGAGTTCCGGCCGCAGAGATTGCCGTAAACTCTTGAAAATGGTCTCGCGATCGCGTTGCCGATCGCCCTCTCCCGAACTCCCACTCTCTAACCCAAAGCCTAAGCTTCCCTGAGAACTGGCCCCAGCCCCTAGGTTGGAGGTCATGATAATAATGGTTTCTCGGAACGACACCTGATTTCCATGACTATCCGTCAGTCGCCCTTCATCTAAAATTTGCAGGAATAAATCCAACACCTGGGGATGGGCTTTCTCAATCTCATCGAATAGCACCACACTATAGGGGTGAGTGCGAACCGCTCCCGTTAATTGGCCCTCCCCTTCATGGCCGATATATCCCGGCGGCGCACCCATTAAACGGGAAATGGAACTCGGTTCCATATATTCGGACATATCCACCCGAATCAGTTTGAGGGGACTGTCAAAGAGAAACTCTGCTAAGGCCTGGGCTAACTGGGTTTTGCCGGTTCCCGTGGGCCCGACAAATAAAAAGGTCCCCACTGGTTTTTGTGGCGCTTTTAAGCCGGCCCGAGCCGTGCGAATAGTATCGGCCACTGTGGCGATCGCCTCATCTTGTCCCATCACCTGTTTACGCAAGGCATTTTCGAGTCGTAATAGGCGCGATCGCTCGTCTTCAGAAATCTGTTCGAGGGGTAAACGACATTGATGGGCCACCACTCGCGCAATATCACTGCGGTTAACGGAACGGGGGCCCGAGAGAGGAACCCCTTTCTGCGCTAAAATTCCCCCGGAGTCTAAACGGGCCTCAGCACAGGCGCGATCGATCACATCAATGGCTTTATCCGGGAAACGGGCATCACTCACATAACGGCCCGTCAACTCCACCGCTGCGGTTAGGGCGCTATCGTGAATTTTGAGGTCATGGTGACGCTCAAACTGCGATCGCAATCCCTGCAAAATCGCCTGAGTCTCCTCAGCGGTGGGTTCCGACACCCACACCACCTGAAAGCGCCGTTCTAAGGCCCCATCTTTCTCAATGGTTTGGCGATATTCCCGAACCGTCGTCGCCCCAATACAGTGAATTTCTCCCCGGGCCAGGGCCGGTTTGAGGATATTCGCCGCATCACTGGCCCCCGTTCCTCCGGCCCCTAACACCGTATGAATTTCATCAATAAAGACAATCGTATTCGCCGCTGCACTGGCCTCACGAATCAGAGCCTGAATCCGCTCCTCAAACTCGCCGCGATATTTAGAACCCGCCAACAGCGAGGCCATCGAGACTTCCACCACTCGTTTTTGGCGCAGAGCCTCCGGGGGCCCCGACGAACTAGCCAGCCATTGGGTTAAACCTTCGACAATGCAGGTTTTCCCCACACCGGGATCTCCCACCAGAATCGCATTGCGTTTGCGCTTCTGCATCAAGATACTAGCCAGGGCCAAAATCTCCGTTTGTCGGCCCACCACCGGATCAAGTTGACATTTGCGAGCCAACTCCGACAAATCCCGACCAAAACAGTCCAGTAGCGGCGTGGCCGGTTTTTCCAAATCCTGATAAAGCGGATCGCCATCCAGGAGTAAATGAGGGTCCGCCGGGAGCGCATCCAGGGCCCATTCTGCCCCATCCCCAAAGGGAGTATCCACCCCACAAGCACTCATTTCTGAGAGCAGGTCATCCCAGGGGGTATTACTCAGTTCACAGAGAGCTTGCAAGAGGTGATAGGGACGCACCACCGCTTCATCGAGAGATTGTAGGGCCGAGAGTTCCTCCGCCCGGCCAAAGACTTGTCGCGCATGGGCATCTCGGTGCATAATTCCCTGATGCACGGGTAAGGGAGTCGCCGAGGAGATTTGCGATCGCAGACGACGGCGGAAATTGCTGCGATCGAGTCCCCAAGTATCAAACCATTGTTGTAACACTTGGATATCACTACGAAAATCTCGCTTTTGCATGGGATTGTCGCGAATCTGTCGCGGACAAAACCGTTCTAAGTCCAGATCGCAGAGTTTACAAAGTCCCAGCAAGAGATGAGCCGGGGAAATCTCGCTCGCATGACCGGATTTTGCCTCGATCGCGGCGATGTTCCAAGCGAGAACAGTGCTGGGCGCGTAAACAGCCATTCGCCAATTCCGTGAAGGTCTAAGGGGGAGAACGGGACGGGAGCAAGACTGGGGACAAGACCACTAGCAGGTTTGCGAAACCCACCCTTCTCTACACTACATCTTGATTGGAGTCTCGACAGCCCTAGGGCCGAATTCTCGGCAAAAATTAGCAATCTGCTGGATTTTACTGCTCATGGGCCGGTTAGAGATAGGTGGCTGGGTTTTGGGCCACCCACCCCAGTTCGGAGTTATTGCGAACTTCAAAATGGAGATGGGGTTGGGGAACATCCGGCTCTCCGGTGGTTCCCACGGTTCCCAGGGGTTGTCCCGCATCGACAAATTCGCCCTGTTCCACAGTCAGGGTTTGCAGATGAGCATAGCGGGTTTGGCGACCTTGGCTATGGTTGATCACCACAAAATTGCCATAGGGGTCTTGTCGTCCCGCAAAGGCAACGATACCATCTTCGCTCACTCTCACTGAGGTTCCTTCCTCTGCCGGTAAGTCCACGCCACTGTGAAAAATCACCTGATTGGAGCCGGGGGGTAAGACCCAGCCATAGCCGAGGAGGGCCTCAACTACAGTGGGGAGGGGATATTCGGCCAGGGCAGCCGTACTGGGCATTTGTTCGTCCCTAGATGGAACATCGGGGGTGTCTCGATGGGGATGCCAGTTGGCTCCGGGGATAAAGGCGATGTCTGTGGGCGGATTGCAGTTGTTGGCTTCAAAGAGAACATCGGCCCGCACGTTATACTGTTGCGCTAAGTCTTCCCACATCTCCCCCGAGCTAACATTAACTTCAATGCCATCGTAGGGGGGAATCCTCAGCCGCATTCCTGGGCGAACCACACCATTGCGAACTTGGGGGTTCATTCCCATCAGGGTGGTGGGAAAGAGATTATACTCAGCGGCGATCGCCTCTAGGGTTTCGCCTGGGGCGACGGTATGCGATCGCAGCCGCGACAGGGCCGAGGGAGGACAAAAACTCTCCCTGGGGCGGGTGATACGAGGAAAGCTTGGCCCCCCTGGATCTTGAGCCAACGCCGGAATCAGACTGGCACTGGCCAGAGTTAGGCTTAAGGATAGGAGAAACCAACTGCACCAGCGCCCCCAGCCCGAACGACTCCATTGCCATAGGTTTAACATTCGTTTCATTGCTCCCTTTGTATCGGAGTGTGTTTGAGGTGGGCCTCAGGACTATGCCTGTTCTCTCAGGGCCACAACGGCTCAGACTGAGCGGCTAGACATCCCGATGGCTAAAGCTTCGGGCATCTTCCCCGCTGTAGGTGGCGGCAATATGACCATTGCCCACAACCTGGTATTTATAGGTCACCAGGCCTTCTAAGCCCACTGGGCCCCGAGGGGGCAGTTGTTGGGTACTAATGCCCACTTCTGCCCCAAAGCCATAGCGGAAGCCATCGGCAAACCGAGTCGAACAGTTATGGAACACTCCCGCCGCATCGACTTGGGCAAAAAAGTTATCCACTGCTTGCGAGGCTTCGCTGACAATGGCATCGGTATGACGGGAGCCATAGGTGTTGATATGGGCGATCGCCGCCGCCAGTGAGTCCACCACGCGAATGGCTAGGACTAAATCGCTATATTCGGTTTGCCAGTCGTCTTCCGTTGCTGCCTCCATCTCAACAATCTCCTGGGCGATCGCATCCCCCCGCAAGCTCACCCCTTTCTCCCGCAAGGCGGCGGCCAAGGGCGGTAAAAAGGCTTTGGCAACCCCTTGATGAATTAACAGGGTTTCCACGGCGTTACAGGCGGCAGGATATTGGGTTTTAGCATCCACCACAATGGGGATAGCTTTATCGAGGACGGCACTTTGGTCGATGAAGATATGACAAATCCCATCGGCATGGCCCAATACAGGAATCCGGGTGTTGTCTTGCACAAACCGGACAAAGGCGTTCGATCCCCGAGGGATAATCAAATCCACCATGGAGTCGAGTTGCAGGAGTTCTAGGATTTCTTCGCGAGTGGTGAGGAGTTGAATGGCATCCGTGGGCAATCCTGCATAGTCTAAGCCCCGATGGATGGCAGCGACGATGGCTTGGCAGGAGTGACTGGCTTCTTTGCCCCCTTTGAAAATGACCCCATTCCCCGATTTGAGAGCGAGGCTGGCAATTTGAATCGCGGCATCGGGGCGGGCCTCGAAAATCACGCCTAAGACACCCAGGGGACAGGTAATGCGTTTGAGAACCAGTCCCTCATCGAGTTCTCGGTGGAGTTGGGCCACCCCCACGGGATCGGGGAGTTTGCCCACATCCCGCACCCCGGCGATCGCCCCTTGCAGTTTGCTCTCACTCAGTTTGAGGCGATCGTACAGGGGTTTGGGCAGGCCCTCTTGCTCGGCCGCCTCACAGTCCGCTGCATTGGCTTGTAAAATCTCCGCCGTCGCCAGTTCCAGGGCATCGGCCATGGCGGCGATCGCGGCATTTTTGGCATCACTGCTGAGATATCCTAACTGTTGCGCCGCCTGACGGGTTCGATGGGCGCTTTCAGCCAAGGACGAAGACGCTACAGTAGAAACAGTCATTCTAATTTTCTCCGATTGGGTCAAACGATCGCTTACGCTGCTCTCAGTGTACCGTTTGCCGGCAAATTCTCTCTCGGTGGCGATCGGCCTCCCCCGGTTTTTTTCGGTTGCGACTCCAGTTTGCTTGAGATCTTCGCTAGAATTGAAAACAGCTTTACAAAACTTCAAAAAAGCTCGTACTCCCACTATCACGCTTGTCACCCCCTAAGATTTATGGACTGTATCATCAATCGTCGCGCCCAATTTTCCGCCGGTCACCGCTACTGGCTCCCGGAACTGAGCGAAGCCGAGAATCGCCGCCAGTTCGGGGCTTGTGCCAATGCTCATGGCCATGGTCATAACTATGTCCTCTATGTGTCTATGGCCGGAGAACTCGATGAGTATGGCATGGTGCTGAACCTCTCGAATATCAAACATGATATTAAACGGGAAGTCACCAGTCAGCTTGATTTTTCCTTTTTGAACGAAGTCTGGCCCGAATTTAAGGAAACCTTACCCACCACCGAAAATGTAGCACGGGTGATTTGGCAGCGACTGGAAAACTATCTCCCCTTGGTTAAAATTCAGCTTTCAGAACATCCTGATTTATGGGCCGATTATTTCGGCAACGGCTGGGAGGCTCATTTAACCACCTGCACTCATTTTAGCGCGGCCCATCGTCTGGCCATCCCGGATGCCAGCGACGATGAAAATGATGCGATTTATGGCAAATGTGCCTATCCCCACGGTCATGGTCATAACTACAATTTAGAGGTGACGGTGACGGGGGAGATGGATCAACGCACCGGAATGCTGGTTGATTTAGGGGCCTTAAATCAACTAATTGAGGATTTGGTCGCCGAACCCTTCGACCATACCTTTTTGAATTATGACATTCCCCATTTTGAGAAAATTGTCCCCACGACCGAGAATTTTGTCGTACATATTCGCGATATTTTGACTCAACCAATTCGCGATTTGGGGGCGAGTTTATATAAGGTAAAACTGATTGAAAGTCCGGGCAATTCCTGTGAAGTGTTGGGAGAAGCGGATGCCGAAACTCCCCCGTCGGAAGCGGAATTAGTGGGGGCAGTATAAGGGAAAGGGGAGGCCCTGCCTCCCCCTTTTTGTCAACCGAGACGAGACAACGAAGGATGCAGAAGGGGAGTGCTAATCCCCCAACAATTGCTCAATATCTTGTAGACGTTCCTGAGCAGCATGAATCACACGATGGATTCGTACGACCGCGTCGCCATCATTGTCAGAGTCATGTACTGTGAACAAAATGCGATATTGCTGTTCATATAAGAGCTGACGCACCACCAGCGGCATATACTGACTTTCTAAAGCTAATGCACAGCGATTGGGAAAATTTTCTAGCCTTAACATAATTTCGTAACATCCCCGCACCCATCGGTAAGCCTGTTCAGCTGAATAGTCTTTGAGCCACAAAAAAATCGCTTCAATATCTGCAACAGCCGTGGGGGAGATTTCAATCCGGTAGGTCATGTTTCGCTCGTAACTGAGTAAATGCCTCATCGAGCGGTATTCCCTGTCCTCGTTCAAACTCCGCGACACTCTTACGAATCCCTGCCATAGACTCTAGAAGTGCCACGCGATCAAGCAAATTTTGATAGCTTTCCGCATCCTGAACAACAACCGCCGCTTTCCCGTTGACGGTTAACACCATCGGCGAACCGGTTTCTTTAAGTGTCCTCAAAAATGCCTTAGCCCCACGCTGAAACTCTGAGAGAGGATGGATATGCCGAAGATTGACTGTCATAGCCGGGCCCACAATAAATCATTAAATTCCATGTTAATTTACAAAAAATTATCTGTCAAAGCGGTCAATCGGTGAGTTCCCGTCAACCCGGCTGGAGTCCGGCGATCACTTTTGCGACTCTCACCCTGTCATGATTGAAGCGGTGACAGGCTCTGGTGAAGGCTAAGCTGAACAGTTAAGAGGAACGGGGGACACATGGCAGAGTCTCGCACCACAAAACGGCGACAATCTCAAGAGGCGATCGCCCTTTGACAATCTCATCGCGCCGATTTAGAGGCCTTGGGAGTTGGCTCTCTATGGCTATTTGGATCTGTAGCCCGGAACCAAGCCACAGAACAGAGCGATGTCGATGTCTTAGTCAAATTTTCCCGGCCCGTGGGATGGTTGGCATTTTCCCGCCTCCAGAGATACCTCGAACTGTGGTTTGGCTGTTCCGTGGATTTGGGAACTCCAGATTCGTTGAAACCCCATCTACGCGATCGGGTTATGGAGGACGCGATTCGTGTCTTCTAGAACCTGGTTGACTGACAAAAGATTGTGTCCGAACCTCAAAAACCCTCACTATGACTGGATTTCAGTCTTTGGTAATTGGAGTCCCCTTATCGTGAACCATCTTGGCATTGGATTTGACACTCCCGCCGTTAAATCAAAGATTATAACGGGGGATTCTTGCTTCATGACTGTTTGTCTAGCCCCAGAGCATTTTTGCCCCGAAACCCTGTCCAGATTCCCCTCAACAAGCATCTGTTTAACGTCCACTGACTGTCCGGCAGCAGACTGCAAAACTTGGGTTACGCTTCGGTTTCTCATTCTTAGACTATGCCGCCCCTGTAATCAGGTACTTCTTTTTGGTCGGACATTCTAGCTGGCGAGAACCACCAATCTTGCCTCTCGTGGCACACTTGGGTGCGTTGGCTCCACGATTCTACCACATATTTTTAGTCAAAATTCATCTCACCGCTAAGCCTTCGGCTCTAACGGGAGTCTTCTTTTGACATTTAAGATAAATCGGCAGAAGCCTTGCCAATACTCAGTTATGGCTCTCTACAGGGATCATCACTGAGATGCCTGTAGGGCAAGGGTTTTCAACACGTCGAACGTCGAAAGAATGCTCGATCTGGATTGACAGAATACCTAGTAGATGATGTGCTGAATAATATCAAGACGCGACTTTCAAATCCTAGAATTCTTCCGGAAACTAGGAACGATGGAGATTTCTCAGCCAACTACACCCCGGCAAACTCCCAGAGGACGTTATTGCCGTAGTCGAGGGGATCGGTGACGATGCGACCGATGCGATCGATCTCGGCAAGGTCGTTGGAGGAGAGGTCGAGTTCGGCGGCTTTGGCGTTGTCCTGCGCCTGTTCGAGGCTGCGCGCCCCGACGATCGCAAACGACTCCGGCTGTTTCACCAACCAGGCGATCGCCAGTTGTGCCAGGGTGCAGTGGTTGCGTTCGGCGACGGGACGGAGTTTGTCGAGGGCGGTTTGCACGCGATCGTAGTTGTTGCGATCGGCAAACAGCTTGTTTTTCGCGCGGTGGTCGCCCTCCTCGAACTGGTGATCCCGTCCGAACTTACCCGTCAGCAACCCTTGCGCCAGGGACGAGTAGGCCAAAATTGCGATGTTGTGTTCGACGCAGTAGGGCATCACCTCGTTTTCGATCTCGCGCCAGAACAGGGAATAGGGCGGTTGCAGGCTATCGATGCGTCCGTACTGCGACGCTTCTGCCAGTTGCGCGGCGGAAAAGTTAGACACGCCGATCGCCCGAATCTTACCGTCTGCCTTCAGCTTCGTCAGCGCCGACATGGTTTCATGAATGCTCCCCCACCTGCTGGCGCGAGGTGTAGGTGTCTTATCACAAGGCGTTAGCCCTTGCGAAAGGCGGCATCCCCGCCGTGTACTGGGAACTTTTGCCCAATAACACCCCCAAGTTGTTTCCACTATGGGGCTTTAGAAAAACTTTTGCCTGGAGTCTGAGCGGTATCAGCCGACTCGTTGGACTTATAGGGAATTAACCTCACTTAATGAATCGTGCCTCCAGAGAACTCGGAATCTTTGTTCCGTCTTTTGCCGTGCCCATTAAGCTGGTTACATTGTACCACTAGGCCACGCTCCTTGACCCCCACCTGCTGATGCGAGGTGGGGGAGTGCGTCGCTATTTTTGATGAAGCTCACCCCACCTGCCTTGGGCGAGGTGGGGGTGTCAGTGCTAACCTGAGACGGTATGAGTCCACAGGTCACACAAACAAGCCCAGCTTCTAGGCGAACGCCGAGAACGTTGGCTCGAACGTTCCTCACTGTCATGAAGGCGAGTGAGCTGAAGAATACCTCGGGCAGCAATATTGAGGGCCCCGTTGAGGTCTGCATTATATCGCTTGCCCGAGGAAAATTTAGCCAGAGCATAGTTTTTGGAGTCGCGCCGCACGACTCCACTGCCGTCATAAGCCAGCTTTGAAGTATAGGCAGCCACGACATCAATGACCTGACCGCCTATCTCTTGCCACTTCATCTCCGTCAAGCCCCGAATCATCCCCTTGAGCCATCCATGAAAGCGTTGACGC contains these protein-coding regions:
- a CDS encoding type II toxin-antitoxin system prevent-host-death family antitoxin codes for the protein MTVNLRHIHPLSEFQRGAKAFLRTLKETGSPMVLTVNGKAAVVVQDAESYQNLLDRVALLESMAGIRKSVAEFERGQGIPLDEAFTQLRAKHDLPD
- a CDS encoding glutamate-5-semialdehyde dehydrogenase, coding for MTVSTVASSSLAESAHRTRQAAQQLGYLSSDAKNAAIAAMADALELATAEILQANAADCEAAEQEGLPKPLYDRLKLSESKLQGAIAGVRDVGKLPDPVGVAQLHRELDEGLVLKRITCPLGVLGVIFEARPDAAIQIASLALKSGNGVIFKGGKEASHSCQAIVAAIHRGLDYAGLPTDAIQLLTTREEILELLQLDSMVDLIIPRGSNAFVRFVQDNTRIPVLGHADGICHIFIDQSAVLDKAIPIVVDAKTQYPAACNAVETLLIHQGVAKAFLPPLAAALREKGVSLRGDAIAQEIVEMEAATEDDWQTEYSDLVLAIRVVDSLAAAIAHINTYGSRHTDAIVSEASQAVDNFFAQVDAAGVFHNCSTRFADGFRYGFGAEVGISTQQLPPRGPVGLEGLVTYKYQVVGNGHIAATYSGEDARSFSHRDV
- a CDS encoding BamA/TamA family outer membrane protein, translating into MPMQLHPSKSLYPWGMALGALLCSQPAIASTVSSASNLPNTSFQSQSGDVPQLAQRLRIEADSPTRFVPILGPIPRQRPEVYSPEILDRLESGFFLGGDFGIQNAEGIFAGLRAGYRDGEGRSIVFTGRGGEFLAGADLTYTQAAFSGDETGAGRRVGYRLSANFNNTRDDAFLSDGDDDDVREVFLPVGDEHEPWVNRLGFETQVMVPISSNTVIMPGLSYEKIRIQNRAFADNLFPVDEEGNRLSASNDGKDDLVLLSLFAMQDNVSRDEYGFPLSGNVFQFGTEQSIPIGTSSLDFNRLSAGYVQYLPVNLFGFAEGPRTLVFGLQGGTILGDVPGYEAFNLGGFNSARGYGQGDVGTASSFIQARLEYRFPIAVTPGGFFEEMRGSLGVQYVTDFDTASDVIGSPSVVRNEPGDGFGFSVGLHFLDLDVPIVDTLRITAGVNDRGDFRAYFAIGPAF
- a CDS encoding ATP-dependent Clp protease ATP-binding subunit, whose amino-acid sequence is MAVYAPSTVLAWNIAAIEAKSGHASEISPAHLLLGLCKLCDLDLERFCPRQIRDNPMQKRDFRSDIQVLQQWFDTWGLDRSNFRRRLRSQISSATPLPVHQGIMHRDAHARQVFGRAEELSALQSLDEAVVRPYHLLQALCELSNTPWDDLLSEMSACGVDTPFGDGAEWALDALPADPHLLLDGDPLYQDLEKPATPLLDCFGRDLSELARKCQLDPVVGRQTEILALASILMQKRKRNAILVGDPGVGKTCIVEGLTQWLASSSGPPEALRQKRVVEVSMASLLAGSKYRGEFEERIQALIREASAAANTIVFIDEIHTVLGAGGTGASDAANILKPALARGEIHCIGATTVREYRQTIEKDGALERRFQVVWVSEPTAEETQAILQGLRSQFERHHDLKIHDSALTAAVELTGRYVSDARFPDKAIDVIDRACAEARLDSGGILAQKGVPLSGPRSVNRSDIARVVAHQCRLPLEQISEDERSRLLRLENALRKQVMGQDEAIATVADTIRTARAGLKAPQKPVGTFLFVGPTGTGKTQLAQALAEFLFDSPLKLIRVDMSEYMEPSSISRLMGAPPGYIGHEGEGQLTGAVRTHPYSVVLFDEIEKAHPQVLDLFLQILDEGRLTDSHGNQVSFRETIIIMTSNLGAGASSQGSLGFGLESGSSGEGDRQRDRETIFKSLRQSLRPELLNRIGQIVYFDPLSLETLRDIVEKVIEQVRQRLQRQHLRLKLTETAYELLMEQGYNTEFGAREIERTVERLLVRPLSRAILTGQFSPHSLICVDARENQLHFEAIPLRRRKRVKTALKGE
- a CDS encoding type II toxin-antitoxin system RelE/ParE family toxin, with the protein product MTYRIEISPTAVADIEAIFLWLKDYSAEQAYRWVRGCYEIMLRLENFPNRCALALESQYMPLVVRQLLYEQQYRILFTVHDSDNDGDAVVRIHRVIHAAQERLQDIEQLLGD
- a CDS encoding 6-carboxytetrahydropterin synthase — translated: MDCIINRRAQFSAGHRYWLPELSEAENRRQFGACANAHGHGHNYVLYVSMAGELDEYGMVLNLSNIKHDIKREVTSQLDFSFLNEVWPEFKETLPTTENVARVIWQRLENYLPLVKIQLSEHPDLWADYFGNGWEAHLTTCTHFSAAHRLAIPDASDDENDAIYGKCAYPHGHGHNYNLEVTVTGEMDQRTGMLVDLGALNQLIEDLVAEPFDHTFLNYDIPHFEKIVPTTENFVVHIRDILTQPIRDLGASLYKVKLIESPGNSCEVLGEADAETPPSEAELVGAV
- a CDS encoding M23 family metallopeptidase — protein: MLNLWQWSRSGWGRWCSWFLLSLSLTLASASLIPALAQDPGGPSFPRITRPRESFCPPSALSRLRSHTVAPGETLEAIAAEYNLFPTTLMGMNPQVRNGVVRPGMRLRIPPYDGIEVNVSSGEMWEDLAQQYNVRADVLFEANNCNPPTDIAFIPGANWHPHRDTPDVPSRDEQMPSTAALAEYPLPTVVEALLGYGWVLPPGSNQVIFHSGVDLPAEEGTSVRVSEDGIVAFAGRQDPYGNFVVINHSQGRQTRYAHLQTLTVEQGEFVDAGQPLGTVGTTGEPDVPQPHLHFEVRNNSELGWVAQNPATYL
- a CDS encoding aldo/keto reductase, which gives rise to MSALTKLKADGKIRAIGVSNFSAAQLAEASQYGRIDSLQPPYSLFWREIENEVMPYCVEHNIAILAYSSLAQGLLTGKFGRDHQFEEGDHRAKNKLFADRNNYDRVQTALDKLRPVAERNHCTLAQLAIAWLVKQPESFAIVGARSLEQAQDNAKAAELDLSSNDLAEIDRIGRIVTDPLDYGNNVLWEFAGV